In a genomic window of Xylophilus rhododendri:
- a CDS encoding nicotinate-nucleotide--dimethylbenzimidazole phosphoribosyltransferase produces MNIAAGHDRRPARPGPGQRPVAAARLVGVPLEECTGAGTGLDETGIARKVAMLRGVLTLHAGLPGVAGDGEFRGGGGSTAA; encoded by the coding sequence ATGAACATCGCGGCCGGCCATGACCGCCGCCCAGCGCGACCAGGTCCTGGCCAAAGGCCAGTCGCTGCTGCCCGCCTGGTCGGCGTGCCGCTGGAGGAGTGCACCGGTGCCGGCACCGGCCTGGACGAGACCGGCATTGCCCGCAAGGTGGCCATGCTGCGCGGCGTGCTGACCCTGCATGCCGGCCTGCCTGGTGTTGCAGGAGATGGCGAGTTTCGAGGCGGCGGGGGGTCGACGGCCGCATAG